TTTGCTTATAGAATACGTTTCAATGAAACTTCAAAATTATCGTTTGGTATACAGGCAGGTATTCGTTGGTATGATGAAGACTTTAGCATGCTGTATGATGAATTGATGGATTCAGATTTTAGTGAAAGTATTAAATCTTCTAAATTTTTGTTTGGTACAGGCGTATATTATCATACAGAAAGGTTCTATGTAGGAGCATCAGCTCCAGCCATTCATACAAAGTTTAGTGCAAAAAACCACATATTCATCACCTCTGGTTACGTTATGGATATTGGAAGTCAACTCAAGCTGAAGCCTAATTTCCTGCTAAAACTAGCAGATAATGCCCCAGTCTCTTATGATCTTAATGCTAACTTATTAATTCAGGAGATGATTTGGTTCGGTGTATCATACCGTTCTAGAGAATCAATTGGATTATTGACTCAGTTACAATTAACCGAAAAGCTTGCCTTTGGCTACTCTTTTGACCTACCTGTAGGTGGGATTAGTCCATACGGTCAGGGGTCACATGAGTTATCACTAAACTATACACTTCAACTACCAACTATAGCCTATAAATGTCCGAGATACTTTTAAAACCACAATAAGATGATACGAATTAGTTTTCTATTTATCATCTCACTAGTCTTGACCACACAACTTCATGCGCAAAGTCTAATGAATAGCATGAAGAAAAGTGAAGATAGAGGAGATGAACTTTTTGAGAGATGGAATTATGATGAAGCTATTGATTTTTATAAAAAATCTCTAAGTAAAAAACCAAATAATGACAGAGTAAAACTACAGATTGCTGTATGCTATAACCAACTAGATGAGTGGGAGCAAAGTAGACAATGGTTTGCAGCAGTAAAAAGAACTTCACCTTATATGATAACTGAAGACTATGCTTTTCAATATGCAGAGGTACTTCAGCATCTTGGGGAATTTGAAGAAGCTAAACCCTGGTATATCGCTGCATTGGAAAAAGGACACAAGCCCATTGCTGTAAAAAACAGGCTGAATTCTTTAGATAGTATCAGCAGTTTTTTTAAGGATAGCCTCAGATACTATGTAAATGAATTGTCGTTGAATACTGATGCTGCTGAGTTTGCTCCAATACTTTATAGGGGTGGACTTATTTTTACGTCATATAATGTGCAGCAGAGAAAAAATATACCAGACAAGAGAAAAGATATTCGGTATAACATGTATTATTATCCTCTTCTACAAAAATATGAGGATTCTAAACTAGATGGTCAGTTTGCAGAGATTAATTCAGCTAGACACGATGGTACTTTGACCATATATAATGATGACCAGAATCTGATTTTTACCAGAAGTAATTTACGAACTTCAAAAGCATCTGATGATAATGGGGTTAAAGTAAGAAACCTAGGTCTTTACCTAGCTGATTTTGATGGCGAAAAAAACCTATGGACTAATGTGCGACCATCTCCTTTAAATAATTTTGAATACTCAGTAGGGCATCCAGCTATTTCAAATGATGGTAAAACACTTTACTTTGTTTCTGATATGCCAGGTGGAGTGGGCGGTACAGATATTTACAAGTCAATATTAGTAAATGACGAATGGAGTACACCTGTTAATTTAGGTTCAAGTATTAATACAGAAGCAAATGAGTTGTTCTTGTTTTTATATCAAGATAGTGTATTGTACTTCTCTTCAGAAGGGCACCCAGGTATAGGAGGTCTTGACTTGTATAGTGTAAATCTGACTGAAATAAACCCTGAAGTTAAAAACATGGGTTATCCCATGAATTCAACCGGAGATGATTTTGGCATTGTAATAGATAAAAATGGTCTTGGTGGATTCTTTACTACTAATAGGGAGGGGGATGCTTTAAGAGATAATATTTATTCTTTCTCTTTTCTAGAGGATTTTGGAGATTACTTAGAAGAAGACTTTGTAGAAGAAGAGCCGGTAGCGGTTGTGCCAAAAATAATTACTTTACAAGGTATTGTAGTAGACCAAAAAGACCAGGCTCCACTTGATAGTTCATTCGTAAGTATAATTAATTTAGAAACCAGGGAATCTATAGACATTCTAACTGACTCTCTAGGTTGGTTTCAAACTGAGATTGAAGAGGCTGATGGATATGTAGTTCGTACTGAAAAACACGAGTATTATACTCAAAAAATTAGTTTGCCTTCTGATACACTAGATACAGAAAAGCTTGCTCTAAATATAGAAATGGAAAAAATAGAGGTTGGGCAAAAATTTGAGCTTGAAAATATCTATTATGCTCTTAATGCATATGAAGTGAACGATAGTGCAGCAGTATCATTAAATGAAGTAGTAGAATTTTTGAATGATAATCCTACGATCAGAATTGAACTAAGCTCTCATACAGACTCTAGAGGAAGCGATTCATTTAATCTATCTTTATCACAGAAAAGAGCCCTGGCAGCGGCAGAGTATATTATTAATCAAGGGGTAGATATTTCCAGAATCAAAGCGGTGGGCTATGGTGAAACCAAATTGGTATTTCCTTGTGGAAATGGCATTGAATGCTCGGAAGATCAGCATCACATGAACCGAAGAACTGAAATTACTATCATAGAAAACGAACAACAGGTAAGTGCCCAGGCTTCAGAATAATATATAAAAGTCTCAAAAAAAAAAGGCTGTCTCAACCTTAGTTGTACAGCCTTTTTTGTGTTCTAGATATTATTTACTTGACTTTCAATCCTCTGGGTAGATTTTGCGATTTAGGCGCAAATAGACCTATTACTGACAATTGAATATTTCTTTCTTTCGCATTGATTTTAAAGTCTTCTATAATCTCATATACATCGTAATGCATATAATGAGTATTAGAAGCATCTATCTCAACTACTGAATTATCAGGTATATTAGCTAAATATTGAAGAATACTGGCTTTATTCAAAAATGTTACTTCCTGAGCCAGTTCCAGCCTGATTACTGATTTATCATCTTTTTCATCACTCTGGCTAATATATGGAATGCGGAAATTATTGTAAATAATAAACAGTATTGAGACTACTAAACCTATGCACAAACCAATCAACAAATCGGTGAAAACAATTCCTATAATTGTAATCATAAATGGTATGAACTGCCCGTAACCTTGACTGTACATTTTTTTAAATAAGGCAGGCTTGGCAAGTTTAAACCCAACTACAAAAAGTATAGCAGCCAGTGTAGCTAATGGAATTAGATTAAGCAGGTTTGGTATAAGAATAATACTGATAAGTATTAAAAAGCCATGAATAATGGTAGAGGCTTTTGTTTTACCTCCAGACTGAATGTTAGCTGAGCTTCTAACGATAACCTGTGTGATAGGTAATCCACCAATAAGACCCGAAATAATGTTACCGATACCCTGAGCTTTAAGTTCTCTGTTAGTAGGAGTTACTCTTTTGTAGGGGTCTAGTTTATCGGTAGCCTCAACACAAAGTAAAGTTTCCAAACTTGCAACTACAGCAATTACTAGTGCAGTAACATAGATTTGTGCGTTGCCTAAGGCACTGAAATCAGGGAAAGTAAAGTTACCAATAAAGCCATCAAAGCTCTCAGCCAAAGGTACATTTACCAATTGCTCGCTATTAAGCTTAAGTGCAGGAATAGACTCAAACGTAAGGTTAAGAATAACACCCGCAATTACGGCTACCAAAGGCCCGGGAACAAGCTGCATAAAAGAAATATTTTTAATTGCTTTAGTTTCCCAAATCAGAAGAATAGCTAAAGAAATGGCAGTAATAATTACTGCACCAGGACTAATGAAATCCAGCATATTAATCAGTTCTGAGAATGTATTTTCTCCATCACTTTGATTAAATGCTAAGTCACCTTCATAGTCTTTGTCATAACCGAAGGCATGGGGTATTTGCTTGAAAAATATGATAATACCAATACTGGCAAGCATACCCATAATAACGGACGAAGGGAAATAATAAGCGATAATTCCGCCTTTAGCAAAACCCATTAATATTTGAATGATACCGGCAATAACTACTGATACCAAGAACAATTCATATGATCCGAGGTCTTCTATGGCAGTAAGTACTATGACAGCAAGTCCTGCTGCGGGGCCACTTACACCAAGGGGAGAGCCACTAAAGAAACCTACAACAATACCACCAACTATACCTGCGATAAGGCCTGAAAATAATGGTGCTCCTGAGGCTAGAGCGATACCTAAACATAAGGGCATGGCCACCAGAAATACTACGATACTGGCCGGAATATCCTTATTAAAATTTTTTAAAGGATTGAAATTTCTTTCAGCTGAATTCATTTTATGCTAATCTAAGTGTCTGACAGTAAGTAAACTGAATAATACAGATTATCTTTCTCTTAAACTTGATGGAAAAATAATGCTTATAGTTAATGTAAATAACTAATGTGTATGAATGTAAAATCAGCTATACTGAGGAGGTGGGGTATATAGATTGGCATTTATGCACATAAAGAGCTTTGAGTAAAAAGGGTATGGGTTGTTTACACCTAAGCCATTAAAAATTAATTCTAAATTTGATTGTAAGGTATATTCTTTTAAAGTCTTATTTTCTTCCTTTTCAGTTTCTTTTTCACTCTTGTTTTCTTCAATTTCTATATCCTCATATTCTGTAGTTAACTCAACCTGAGCATAGGAAATAGAATAAGAATGAGAAAGCTGATCGGCAAGCGTAGCTAAACTAGGTCCTAGAATAATTAATACTAGGAATATAGAAATAAATTGGATAGTGATTTTTTCTAAAATAAGCTTATAAGTTTTGGCTAGCTTCATTGAGTACCCTATAAGGAACTAAAACAAAGTTTATATAAAAATAAGTCTTTTTCTGATAATATTTAATTATTAAGAATAGTTCCTAAGCCTTATTCCTACAACAGATGTAGTTACGATGAAATTAAATTTTTAGTTAAGATATCTGGCAAAAAAATCCTAATTACATCAATCTTCCAAACTATAGAGTCAATTCTTTTAATGGTAGGTAGTAAAACTGAATGTAACAAAATTTGTAAAAGATATAAGTAAGTTGCCAAATAAAGGATAGACAATTGTCTGTTTTTGTCAAATATTCTGTTGAATTGCTTTTAAATTTAATATACTGCCTTTATTTTGTTGAATTATTATTAAGCTGAACTAACAACTTAACAATCTTCACCTTTCACTGAATGAGTAAGAGCAACAAAAACGAAACTACTGTAGGGGTAAAAGAAATAGCTCGTAGGGCTAACGTTTCCATTGCTACTGTGGATAGAGTTATTCACAACAGAACCGGAGTTTCTGAGAGCACTAAGAAAAAAATACAACAAATAATTAAGGAAATTGATTATCAGCCTAATATCCTGGCAAGTCGCCTGGCATCTAGAAAAGTTTATGAGCTGGCTATTCTTATCCCTCATGTTTCTGAAGAAACTACTTACTGGAAAGCACCCCTTCAGGGCATAGAAAGAGCAGAACGTGAGATTAGTAAATACGGGATCAATATTCACAAGTATCTTTTTGATCTTAATAGCAAATCTTCTTTTGTTGAGATGAGTGAACAGATATTGCAGGAAGAGTTTGATGGAATTTTGTTAGCTCCCATCTTTATTGAAGAAGCTACAACTTTTGCAAAGGAATGTAAGGAGAAAAAAATACCGTACGTTTTTATAAATTCTGATATTCCTAATCTGGAAAGCCTCTGCTATATAGGTCCTGACTTACCTAAAAGTGGTTATTTAGTAGCCCATTTAATGAGTTATGCTATCCATCCGGAAGATAAAGTGCTGGTAGTTAACATATCAAAGGAAATTGACCAGCATCACCATCTGCTTAGAAAAGAGGAAGGATTCAGAGCTTATTTTGAAGACCATCATCTGGCTGTGCAGGTAGTAAAAGTTGATATTAAAAATACTGATTATGCTGTAATTGAAAAGGAGCTAAAGAATATATTTAAACAGCATCCTGATATTAAAGCAGTGTTTGCAACTAATTCCAGGGTAGGTAGAGTTGCCAGATTTTTTGAAGATACTAATCGTAAAGATATTCTATTAGTAGGCTTTGATTTCTTACCAGATAATATTGAATACCTAAAAAGAGAAACTATCAACTTTTTAATTTGCCAGAAGCCGGAAGATCAGGCCTATCGTGGAATTATGGCATTGTATCAATATTTGGTAATGTCCTCTACAGCAGAAAAAGTTCACCATATGCCTATTGATATTATTACAAAGGAGAACTACGCCTACTATACTAATTAGCTTTGAATGAATATAAATGAAAAACTACTTTTAAATGTAAATAATATCTATATATTCGGGTACGTACACGCCTTGTATGATGCTTATATTTACTATATTTTAAACTACACAAACAACAACCATACTGATGAATCAAACCATTAACCGACGAGACTTTGTCAAAAAAGCTTCTGCCAGCAGCCTGGGCTTGTCATTTTTAAGTAGTACTGCCCCTTTCATCAATAGCAAAAGTAATGCAAACGATAACATTCAAGTAGCTATAATGGGTACCAACAATAGGGGAAGTGCACTTGCCAAAGGCTTCGCAAAGTTAAAAGGAATAGAGGTTGGCTACATTTGCGATGTAGATGACCAGGCAATTAAAAAAGGAATGGACGCAACCGCGCAAGGAGGTCAGAAGAAAAAACCTAAGACTGAAAAGGATATCAGAAAGGTGCTTGATGATAAATCAGTAGATGCTATTGTAATTGCTGCCCCCGATCATTGGCATGCTCCGGCAGCTATAATGGCTTTGCAAGCTGGTAAACATGTATATGTTGAAAAACCTTGTAGCCATAACCCTGAAGAAGGAGAAATGCTGGTACAAGCTGCACAAAATTCAGATTTGATAGTCCAGATGGGAAACCAGCGTCGTTCGTGGCCTAAGGTGGTAGAAGGTATCGCTAAACTTAAAGATGGAGTTATAGGCAGGGCTTATTATGCCAAAGCCTGGTATGCAAATAACAGACAACCTATCGGTTTTGGTAAAAATACTGCCGTACCTGCCGGATTAGATTACGAGCTCTGGCAGGGACCAGCACCCAGAAAAGCTTATCAGGATAATATTATCCATTATAACTGGCATTGGTTCTGGCATTGGGGTACCGGTGAGCTTTTAAATAACGGCACACATTTTATTGATTTATGTCGCTGGGGACTGGAAGTTGACTACCCAAATCGCGTAAGCTCTGGAGGAGGGAGATATGCTTACAAGGATGATTGGGAAACGCCTGATACGCAAATCACTCACTATGATTTTGATGATCAAAAAAGTATTACCTGGGAAGGTAGAAGCTGTAATAGACAAAATATTGAAGGAATATCTGCCGGAGCTGCATTTCATGCAGAGAATGGTACGATGGTCATAGATGCCAATGGCTATCATATATACGACAATAATAATCAGTTGATAGAGAGCAGTACATCTAGTAGCGCAACGGCTACAAATACTACTGGCCCAGGTTTTGATCTGGATCAGGATCATTTAGAAAATTTTAGAACCAGCATCATTAACAACAAACGCCCTGTTTCTTATATAGAGGATGCTAATATCAGTGTACATATTTGTCACCTAGGCAATATTGCTCACCGTGTAGGGCGTAGTTTGGAATGCAATCCTAGAAATGGAAAAATAACCGGTGATGAAGAAGCGATGAAGCTTTGGGGCAGATCTTATGAAGCAGGCTGGAAACCCAGTGTTTAGGTTTTCATACATATAACTAATCGTACACAACTCTAAATAAAAAGTATGCTCCTTAAGAGAAGAAATTTTATCAAAACTGCTGCTGCCTCTACTATAGGACTTGGTTTAAGCTCACAAACACTTTCCATTCAAAATAATCCAACCAAAATATTAAAGGCAGGAATCATAGGTTTGGATACCTCACACAGCGTAGCATTTACTAAAGTATTGAATGATCCTGATGTCAAGGATGACCTTAAAGGTATAAAAGTAGTCGCAGCTTATCCACATGGAAGCAAAGACATAGAAAGTAGTGTCAGTAGAATACCTAAATACACCGAAGAAATACAGGCGTATGGTGTTGAAATCGTAGATTCTATTGAAAAACTTCTGAACCTGGTAGATGTGGTATTGCTGGAAACTAATGATGGTCGTAGACATTTGGAGCAGGCAATGATGGTTTTTAAAGCAGCTAAGCCTGTTTTTATAGATAAACCAATAGCAGCATCTTTATCAGATACGATAGCAATTTTTGATGCCGCTGAAAAATACAATGTACCAGTATTTTCGGCCTCTTCTCTTCGTTATGCAAAAGATGCTCAGGCAGTACGAAGTGGCAAAAAAATAGGTAATGTTTTGGGAGCGGATACCTACAGTCCAGCTCATTTGGAAGAAACTCATCCTGATTTTTACTGGTATGGAGTCCACGGTGTAGAATTGTTGTATACGGTAATGAAAACGGGATGCAAAACAGTAAAAAGAAGCCATACAAAGGATATGGATGTAGTGGTAGGTCATTGGGATGGTGGTAGAATAGGCACTTTTAGAGGAATGCGAAAGGGTAAGCTGGATTATGGAGGAACAGCCTATGGGGAAAACGCAATTTCATCAGTAGGACCCTATGATGGTTATCGTCCTTTGGTCGTTGAGATTGTAAACTTTTTTAAAAGCGGTAAACCTCCGGTAGAGGCTAAAGAAACTATAGAAATCTTCGCTTTTATGGAAGCTGCAGATGAAAGTAAAAGACAGGGAGGGATTGAAATCACGTTGGATTATGTCATGCAGAAAGCAATGGCAGGCATAAAAAGAAATTAAGCTAGCTGTTTATGTCTAAAAGCATACAAATTACAGACAGCTGGCTAAGATATGAAAAAGAAAATCTGATACGTCCCTTCGGTTTTAAAGGAGGGTATATCAATGAGTTATGGCAAAATGTATGTAGCTTAAAATCTTCCAATGGTGCGCAAAGCCTGGGCTTAGCGACTCAAAGTGTACTCTATGGTGATCCTAAAGTATTCACACGTTATGGGGAAAAAGAAGCCAATGAACTAATGCTTAAGGTCACTCGTCGGGCTATGGAACTAATCACTAATCAAACATGGGCAGATCCAATTGAGTGCCTAAATACGATATATCCTCAACTCTACTTAGATTCTTGTAAAATTACAGGTGAGCCTGATTTGCATCTTAACTTTGTACATAATGCATTGGTAAGTGTAGATCATGCCTGCTGGCTACTTTACGCCTTTACTCATAATTTAAGTGATTTTATGTCAATGATACCTAAAGCTTATCATGCCGCCTTAGGAGAGAGGCACGAAAAGATAGCGATAATGTATCAGGTGCCCTATGGTATGCCATTATCTGAAGTAGAAAGAGCTGTAGAAAAAGGTTATTTTATCATAAAAATTAAGCTAGGTCAGGCAGGTAGCGAAGATGAAATGTTACAGAAAGATCTGAATCGGATCAGTGAAATTCATCAGCTATTAAAAGAAAAGCATACACAACACCATCAAATTTGGTATACCCTTGACGCTAATGGCAGGTATCAGCACAAAGACAGCATTGAACGCATTATTAAATTCCTTCATCAAATAAAAGCGCATGAGCGAGTTCTTTTTTTTGAAGAACCCCTGAATGAAAACAATAAGGAAAGTGTAAAGAATCTTGATCTGAATATGGCCGCAGACGAAAGTCTACACAACTTACTAAGTGCTAAGCAACGTATTGCGCAAGGCTACAGTACATTTGTTTTAAAATCTGTCGCCAAAACTTTGAGCCTGACACTTCAGATAGCCAGGCTTGCCTACGATAATCATATAAAATGTGCTTGTGCTGATTTAACAGTAAACCCTGTGCTTATGAGCTGGCATCAGAATCTTGCCGCACGTCTACCATCTTTTCCTGGTCTGGAAGGTATGGGCTTGATGGAAACTAATGGAGATATGAACTACAAACGTTGGTCTCAGATGCTAAGCTATCACCCATGCTACAATGTAAGCTGGTTACAGCATACAGAAGGTCTGTTTCATTTAACGGATGACTTTTATAGTAAGAGTGGGGGGATATTTTTTACTCCGCATCACTATCATCAGTTGCTTAGTGAAGTTTAATGATGCTTTATAGAATTATTGCCTGTGAATACTTTTGATTATAAATTCTTATCCTTACATTCGGTTACGTACACGTATAAAATTTTGTGTCGTACTTACTAACAATTACTCAATCAGGAAATTATAGCTAAATAGGTGAGCCTCTTTAATCGGCTATACTTATTTAAAGCAGTATACTACCTATGGCAGGGGTAATCCTTTTGCTATAGACACTAACTTATAGCTATTTCATGAATACAACGACCGAACAGCTGCCACTGAGCAAACGTATTAAAGATATATTTAAATATGTAGGGCCTGGAATTATCACCGCCGCCCTTGTATTTGGACCAGGAAGCCTAACGATCACCTCAAAGCTTGGTTCTCTATTCGCCTTTCAGCATATTTGGGTAATATGTTTAGCCATATTTTTTATGGCAGTGTTTACAGAAATGGGAGCTCGCATAGGAGTAGTTACAAACGACTCTCTTTTACAAACCATTAAAACCAAATGGGGAAAAGCAACTTCAATTGGATTAGGCATTGGTATTTTTGCTATCACAGCTTCTTTTCAGGCGGGAAATACCATTGGAGCCAGCCTGGCATTTGCCGAACTCTTTCATACCTCAATTGAACCCTGGCTTGTATCCTTTACCCTTTTAGGTATCAGCCTGCTTTTCTACCGTTCATTCTATCAAATTTTAGAAAAACTGATGATCGCCCTGGTAGGGTTAATGTTACTCTCTTTCCTCATTACTTTAATTTTAATACAGCCTAAGCTATCCTCTTTGGGTTCTGGGCTACTACCATCCATACCTGCCGGATCCGAAGTGCTAACTATTGCTTTGGTTGCTTCCAGCTTTTCAGTAGTAGGAGCATTTTACCAGTCATATCTGGTGAAAGAAAAACAGTGGAAAATTGGTCAGATTTATCAGGCCAAAAAAGAGGCTGTAGCTGGCGTAATGATCTTAGGAACTATTTCACTCTTTATTCTGATCAACGCTGCAAGCATTTTATTCCCTCGCGGTATCAATGTGAGTTCTGCTACCGACATGGGACTAGCTTTAGAACCCCTCTATGGCAGTACGGCTACGCTCATTTTTATGCTGGGCTTATTTGGAGCCTCCTTTTCGTCCCTGATAGGGAATGCAACAATAGGTGGGTCGTTAGTATCTGACGCTTTTTCATTAGGTAACGAACTTCGTTCGCCGGGCCTGCGAGCCATGATTGTTCTGGTAATGATTATTGGCGCAAGCATCGCCCTGATCTTTGGAAGCCTGCCTCTTGAACTGATCATTTTCGCACAGGCTATCACCATTATTATTGCTCCTTTAGTAGGTCTGGCACTGCTTCTCATTGCTAATGATACGCAACTGATGGGCACACACAAAAATACATTCGCACAAAACCTAAAAAGTATACTCGGACTTGTACTGCTCCTGTGTTTGTCAGGTAGTCAGCTGTACTTTCAATTCATACAATAAACATGATAGATTTAAGTAAATTAGAATACGACCTACTGGCTCCCAGTCAGGCATTAATCTCTGACTTCAGTACGCTAGAAGGAGATTTGATGATACTGGGTGTTGGGGGTAAAATGGGACCTAGCCTGGCTCGGCTGGCAAAAAGAGCCTTAGCAGAAGCCGGGAAAAATAATGAAGTAATTGGTGTATCACGCTTCTCTAATGCTGACGCACAGCAGGACCTGGAGGATGCGGGCATAAAGACGATTAAAGCGGATTTGCTAAATGAGCAGGAGCTACAAGCCCTGCCAGAGGTGAAAAACATAATTTATATGGCAGGTACAAAGTTTGGTACCAGCGGAAATGAGTCTTTTACCTGGGCCATGAATGCCTATTTGCCAGGAAGGGTAGCCGAAAAGTTTAAAAACTCCAGAATTGTAGCTTTTTCTACCGGAAATATATACCCATACGTACCAGTATTTTCTGGTGGAGCAGATGAAGAAACCAAACCTGGCCCGGTAGGGGAGTATGCTCAATCCTGTTTGGGCAGAGAAAGAATTTTTGAACACTTCTCTAAAAAATACGAAACCCCGGTACTCATTTATCGGCTCAACTATGCAGTAGATTTTCGTTATGGCGTACTTTTAGAACTTGCTAAGTCAGTATTGGAAAGTAAAACTATAGACCTTAATTCTGGTCATGTGAATGTTATATGGCAGGGAGACGCGAATGAGTATGCGCTAAGATCACTAAAATACTGCGAAAGTCCGGCCAGACTTCTGAATATTACTGGTCCGGAAACGGTACCTATCCGCTGGGCTGCCAGTGAGTTTGCAAAACATTTTAATAAAGAAGTCCGCTTTGTGGGGGAAGAACAGCCTATGGCATTACTCAACAATGCTTCTACCGCACATCAGCTTTTTGGTTACCCCAGAGTAAGTTTAAAAGAGATGATTAGAATATTAGCAGAGTGGATTTTGAACGACGGAGAAACTA
This window of the Porifericola rhodea genome carries:
- a CDS encoding NAD-dependent epimerase/dehydratase family protein, which encodes MIDLSKLEYDLLAPSQALISDFSTLEGDLMILGVGGKMGPSLARLAKRALAEAGKNNEVIGVSRFSNADAQQDLEDAGIKTIKADLLNEQELQALPEVKNIIYMAGTKFGTSGNESFTWAMNAYLPGRVAEKFKNSRIVAFSTGNIYPYVPVFSGGADEETKPGPVGEYAQSCLGRERIFEHFSKKYETPVLIYRLNYAVDFRYGVLLELAKSVLESKTIDLNSGHVNVIWQGDANEYALRSLKYCESPARLLNITGPETVPIRWAASEFAKHFNKEVRFVGEEQPMALLNNASTAHQLFGYPRVSLKEMIRILAEWILNDGETINKPTHFQERTGAY
- a CDS encoding Nramp family divalent metal transporter; amino-acid sequence: MNTTTEQLPLSKRIKDIFKYVGPGIITAALVFGPGSLTITSKLGSLFAFQHIWVICLAIFFMAVFTEMGARIGVVTNDSLLQTIKTKWGKATSIGLGIGIFAITASFQAGNTIGASLAFAELFHTSIEPWLVSFTLLGISLLFYRSFYQILEKLMIALVGLMLLSFLITLILIQPKLSSLGSGLLPSIPAGSEVLTIALVASSFSVVGAFYQSYLVKEKQWKIGQIYQAKKEAVAGVMILGTISLFILINAASILFPRGINVSSATDMGLALEPLYGSTATLIFMLGLFGASFSSLIGNATIGGSLVSDAFSLGNELRSPGLRAMIVLVMIIGASIALIFGSLPLELIIFAQAITIIIAPLVGLALLLIANDTQLMGTHKNTFAQNLKSILGLVLLLCLSGSQLYFQFIQ